A single Pirellulales bacterium DNA region contains:
- the rpsK gene encoding 30S ribosomal protein S11, which produces MAQVKKKKARRNVSLGIAYVRATFNNTTVTITDSKGDVLCSASAGTTGFKGSRKSTPFAGQMAAQQAAEKATKFGMKEVDVKVKGPGSGRESAITALQAAGLTIKSIEDITPLPHNGCRPPKRRRV; this is translated from the coding sequence ATGGCCCAAGTCAAAAAAAAGAAAGCTCGTCGCAATGTCTCGCTGGGGATCGCCTACGTCCGGGCGACGTTTAACAACACGACGGTGACGATCACCGACAGCAAAGGCGACGTGCTGTGCTCGGCCAGTGCAGGCACAACCGGTTTTAAAGGTTCGCGCAAAAGTACACCCTTCGCCGGGCAGATGGCGGCCCAGCAAGCCGCCGAAAAGGCGACCAAGTTTGGCATGAAGGAAGTCGACGTGAAAGTTAAAGGGCCAGGCAGCGGACGCGAGAGCGCCATTACCGCATTGCAGGCAGCCGGGCTTACGATTAAGTCGATCGAAGATATTACTCCACTGCCGCACAATGGCTGTCGCCCGCCGAAGCGGCGGCGAGTGTAA
- the rpsM gene encoding 30S ribosomal protein S13 gives MPRLLGVDIPPDKPTFISLQYLYGVGSRVARELCHKAGVDPHSRARDLHEDEVARMAALLDKDYTVEGQLRRQLTQNVARLKDINCYRGIRHRRGLPVRGQRTRTNARTRKGPKKTVAGKKGVKDMK, from the coding sequence ATGCCTCGCCTGCTCGGCGTCGATATTCCGCCAGACAAACCAACGTTTATTTCGCTGCAATATTTGTATGGCGTGGGATCGCGGGTTGCACGCGAGCTGTGTCACAAGGCTGGCGTCGATCCGCACTCGCGCGCCCGCGACTTGCACGAAGACGAAGTGGCGCGAATGGCGGCGCTGCTCGACAAGGACTACACCGTCGAAGGCCAGCTTCGTCGGCAGTTAACCCAAAACGTTGCGCGGCTGAAAGATATCAACTGCTATCGCGGCATTCGGCACCGGCGCGGGTTGCCAGTTCGAGGCCAGCGCACCCGCACCAACGCTCGCACTCGCAAGGGTCCGAAAAAGACCGTTGCCGGCAAGAAGGGCGTAAAGGACATGAAGTAG
- the rpmJ gene encoding 50S ribosomal protein L36, protein MKIRASVKRLCDNCKIVRRRGVVFVVCSNPRHKQRQG, encoded by the coding sequence ATGAAGATTCGCGCCAGCGTCAAGCGTCTTTGCGATAACTGCAAAATTGTCCGTCGTCGTGGCGTTGTGTTCGTGGTATGTAGCAACCCGCGTCACAAACAGCGACAAGGTTAG
- the rpsD gene encoding 30S ribosomal protein S4, translating into MARTTGPVCRLCRREGMKLFLKGTRCDTPKCAIERRESPPGMHSRRGKLTDYGIHLREKQKVKHYYGVLERQFRGYYNRAVKGKGNTGEVLMSLLERRLDNIVHRLGFGASRAQARQLIRHGHITVNGRRCDIPSYLVHVGDVIRAKNRAKSLQAVQVVVAEFHRDIPDFLSRVDGAIPEGRVNRLPTSEDVSLGGIQANLIVELCSK; encoded by the coding sequence ATGGCTCGAACGACTGGACCTGTATGCCGATTATGCCGCCGCGAAGGCATGAAGCTCTTTTTGAAGGGTACGCGTTGCGACACGCCCAAGTGCGCCATCGAGCGCCGCGAATCGCCCCCCGGCATGCACTCTCGTCGCGGCAAGCTGACCGACTACGGCATTCATCTCCGCGAAAAGCAAAAGGTGAAGCACTACTATGGCGTGCTAGAACGTCAATTCCGCGGCTATTACAACCGAGCGGTCAAAGGCAAAGGCAATACCGGTGAAGTCTTAATGAGCCTACTGGAGCGCAGGCTCGATAATATCGTTCATCGTCTTGGCTTCGGCGCGTCGCGCGCACAAGCCCGGCAACTGATTCGCCATGGACACATTACGGTGAATGGTCGGCGCTGCGACATTCCCAGCTATTTGGTCCACGTCGGTGACGTCATTCGGGCCAAGAATCGAGCCAAGAGTTTGCAAGCGGTACAAGTTGTCGTAGCGGAGTTTCATCGCGATATTCCCGATTTCCTGTCGCGCGTCGACGGCGCCATTCCCGAAGGCCGCGTCAATCGCCTGCCCACTTCCGAAGATGTTTCGCTGGGCGGCATTCAAGCGAACTTGATCGTCGAGTTGTGTTCGAAATAA
- a CDS encoding DNA-directed RNA polymerase subunit alpha yields the protein MHIRWRGLELPSQVVCDQKSLSSTYGKFVAEPFERGFGVTIGNSLRRILLSSLEGSAVTQIKIQGAQHEFTTLPGVVEDMTDVVLNVKSLVVKNHTDQTKIMRIEKNSRGAVTGADVQTDDTVEIINKNHVIATMTDDVPFTLEMVVENGRGYVPATEHSPNTQEIGIIPIDAVYSPVVRVRYEIEETRVGQKTNYDKLTMEIWTNGSLGPEMALVESAKILRKHLNPFVQYTELGARVGGAGRSGGGGADSAMEQKLSMTLADLKLSVRASNCLESENISTVRDLVQRSEDQLLEVRNFGETTLKEVKEKLTELGLRLGMRVPAGV from the coding sequence ATGCACATTCGTTGGCGCGGATTGGAACTGCCCAGCCAGGTCGTTTGCGACCAGAAATCGCTAAGTTCCACGTACGGCAAATTTGTCGCCGAGCCGTTCGAGCGCGGCTTCGGCGTAACGATCGGCAATTCGCTGCGGCGGATTTTACTTTCCAGCTTGGAAGGTAGCGCGGTCACACAGATCAAGATCCAAGGCGCCCAGCATGAATTCACGACGCTACCTGGGGTCGTCGAAGACATGACCGACGTCGTGTTGAACGTCAAGTCGCTCGTGGTGAAAAACCACACCGACCAGACAAAGATTATGCGGATCGAGAAGAATTCCCGTGGCGCAGTGACCGGGGCCGATGTGCAGACCGACGATACGGTTGAGATCATCAATAAGAATCATGTGATCGCCACGATGACCGACGACGTGCCCTTCACGCTGGAAATGGTCGTTGAGAATGGCCGCGGCTATGTGCCCGCAACCGAGCACAGTCCGAATACGCAAGAGATCGGCATCATACCGATCGACGCGGTGTATAGCCCGGTAGTTCGCGTGCGATATGAAATCGAGGAAACCCGCGTTGGGCAAAAGACGAACTACGACAAGCTGACGATGGAGATTTGGACCAATGGCTCGCTCGGTCCGGAAATGGCCTTGGTCGAGTCTGCCAAGATTCTGCGCAAGCACCTCAACCCGTTCGTGCAATACACCGAGCTGGGCGCTCGCGTCGGTGGAGCGGGTCGCAGCGGCGGTGGCGGCGCCGATTCCGCCATGGAGCAGAAATTGAGTATGACGCTGGCCGATCTAAAGCTTTCAGTACGGGCCAGCAACTGCTTGGAGAGCGAGAATATTTCTACCGTCCGCGATTTGGTGCAGCGCAGCGAGGATCAATTGCTGGAAGTCCGTAATTTCGGCGAAACAACGCTGAAGGAAGTGAAAGAAAAATTAACCGAACTCGGCCTGCGGCTCGGAATGCGAGTGCCGGCCGGAGTGTAG